A region of the Pricia mediterranea genome:
TGGCGGGCATCAGTTGCATCAGGCCCTCGGCACTTGCCCAGGAGCTGTTTTTCGGGTCGAACCGCGATTCTTGGTAGATCAGGGAGGCTACCAGTCTCCAATCCCAGCCCAGCGGGGCGGAATGGGCCTTTATCAATTCGTCATAGGGACTTATCTCCTGAGTGTTCAGACTGTAAAATTCGCTCTTGACCCGCCTTCTAAAGTCTTTTGTGTTCTTGAAATACTTGTTGAAAATGACGTTGTAGTCCACTTCTTTTTTGAAGTTCTTTATCCAGGCGTTGGTCGCTTGCAACAGGTCGGGGGAGTTTTTGCGCGTACCCCAGGCGATCCGTTGCGAGAAACTGACGGGAACATCAATATCGAGAATGGGGTAGTAGGAGGCCATGATACCCGCGATATTGTCATCTGCGATGGTATATTCGATTTCGCCCTCCACCACCTTCTTGATGATTTCATCGGTCGCCATTTCTCCCGAAAGTTCCTTAACATGGATAGTATCCCCGAGCTCTTCGGAAAGATTGGCGATACGTTCCCTATAGGATGAATTTTTTCGAACCGAGACCGTATCCCCCAAAAGGCCGATAGCGTTCTGGATCAGGGAATCCTCCAGAACGTTCCAACGGATGCTCCGCCAATTGTCCGGCTTTTTCTGTATCAGCACCTGTTTGGTCAAATAGAGATAGTCGGTAAATGATATCTTTTGTTTCCGGTTGGAGGTGATGGCCATTCCGTGGGCAAGAATGTCGCCCTCGCCGCGGTTGAGCATGGCGATCAGTTTGTTCACGTCTTTGGCCACCACCAGCTCGAGTTCCACGTCAAGATAGTCAGCAAACCGCTCCAGCATTTCAAACTCATAGCCCATGGGAAGTCCCCGGTACAGAAAATAGGTGGTTCCGCTATACACGGTCAAGGCGCGGAGGGTGCCTTCTTTTTTGATATCGGCCAAATCCCTTTCGATGCTCGGGCCTGTAACTTCGGCTCCTGCGGCCTGTTGCTCGCTTTCCTGCCCGCAGCCCGTCAGTAACAATAGGGTAAGGCCTACTACGTAGGATGTATAGGAGGTAAGGGGGAAGGATTTTAAGGTTTCCATAGCGTTATTCTTTCAGGTTGGATAACAAGGATTTGAACAAGCCGCAAGGGTGGGGATAGGGTGAAAACAGCGCGTCTAAACCTAAGAATCCCTTAAAATACAAATTTTTAGGATGCTTCTACAATCGCGATCTCTTCCTCGGTCAACCCGTAGAGGTCATGGATCATCGTATTGAGCACCTTATTTGTTTGGCTAATCTCGTTCTGAAGATTGAACACTTTTTCCTGCTGTGTCTTAAAGTATCTTGACCATTCGGCTTCTTGCTCTAGGCCTAGGTTTTCAACTTCTGGACGGGCGGCTTTACGGCGGATGCGGTTCTCGCTGTTGATCGCCTTGTTCAGCTCCTGTAAGAATTGTTTGGTGCTCAGATTATACCAGGCCGTTAGTTTTTTGGATGGCATTCCCTCTTCTTTACTGCTGCGGATGTTTTCCTGTATTTCGGGATTGAGGAAGTATTTGGAATACCTGCGGTAGGCCTTTTCTACTGCGGTTCGGTCTTGTTGGGAAAGGTAATTTTTAAGAACGGAGGTCTGGAACAGGAGCATTGGCGGTCTACGATGGTTAGTATGCCTAAAAATAGGAAAGTTTATGCAGATATCGCTTTCACAACGAAAAAGTCACTCCCGGTGACGCTGTTTCAAGGGATAGCCTAGGGTGAACGAATGTAGCTGCTGCCAATAGGGGCCAAGAGCCAACCAACCAAGACAGAAGAATCAAGAGCCAGGAGCCAAGAACCAAGAGCCAAGTCCCTTACCCGGGCCGGGGGCCCGTGATTGTGAACTGAGGCTTACAATTGGCAAGATTATGGGTTTATATGTTTATGAGTTCATAAAAACTTAACTTGTTGTTTTACCGTAATTTGAGTGACTTGTAAGACGACAGACAAGAAGGTCTTGTTTCTTGATTCTTGTAGCGCAGCGGTCTTGTTTCTTTCATTGCAGCGCAGCGGTCTTGGTTCTCATTGTCCGTTCCCGTAAATCTTGTTGAACTTGTCCCGCATCTTGGTCGTGCCGAGCATCACGATTTCCGCATCTGGGGGGAGTAGGGTGTCGGCGGACATTTGGGTGCTTACTTCCCCGTTTTCCTTGATGGCGATGACGGAGAGTCCCGTTTTCGCCCCAATGCCCGATTCGGCCAAGGTCTTATCTTGCAAGGATGGGGGTATGGGGTCGATAAAGAGTGCGATTCCCTCCCCGAGCACGGTCAGTTCGCGGTCTTTTGAGATGGCGAGTACGGCCTCGGAACCCAAGGCCGCGTAGCTCAGTACAAAATTGGCGCCGGCGCGATGCATGATATCCATGTTCCGGACCTCGGATATTCGGCTGACGATTTTCAGTTCTTGGTGCAGTTGACGGCAATACGAGGCGAGAAAGATATTCATGGTATCGTCGTGGGTGGAAAGTATGACCGAAGGGGTCTTCAAGATACCCGCTTTTTTCAGTAGGTCATAATCCGAAGCCGTTCCCGGAAAAACTTCGTTGCAGATCGGGGCCGCCTTTTTGCATATCGCCGGATCCATTTCTACCAAGTTCACGGGGATACCGTCTTTGTGCAAGGCCTTTATAGCGGCAAACCCCACCCGGCCCCCGCCGATGACCAATACGGGGTTGGGGTTAACATCGTATTCGTGGAAGAGTTCGTCGATATTATCGAGTTGCTCTTTGCTACCGATAATGACGAGGACACAGTCGTAGGTCAGTTTTTGGGAATTCTTGATCGGTCGCATCCTACCTTTCTTCCAGATG
Encoded here:
- a CDS encoding transglycosylase SLT domain-containing protein gives rise to the protein METLKSFPLTSYTSYVVGLTLLLLTGCGQESEQQAAGAEVTGPSIERDLADIKKEGTLRALTVYSGTTYFLYRGLPMGYEFEMLERFADYLDVELELVVAKDVNKLIAMLNRGEGDILAHGMAITSNRKQKISFTDYLYLTKQVLIQKKPDNWRSIRWNVLEDSLIQNAIGLLGDTVSVRKNSSYRERIANLSEELGDTIHVKELSGEMATDEIIKKVVEGEIEYTIADDNIAGIMASYYPILDIDVPVSFSQRIAWGTRKNSPDLLQATNAWIKNFKKEVDYNVIFNKYFKNTKDFRRRVKSEFYSLNTQEISPYDELIKAHSAPLGWDWRLVASLIYQESRFDPKNSSWASAEGLMQLMPATAKELGVTNRMDPEENIRGGIRHLKELNEKFENVQDSIQRIKLTMASYNCGYYHVRDAQKLAEKRNLNPLVWDDHVENIILKLSSPEYYNDPVVKYGYVRGIEPYNYVKQIFERYRHYTQFIER